The Thalassotalea piscium sequence CTAATTGCTTGCGTGCAGATTTATGATAGGGCACCACTAAAAGCACCTCTTCGAATAATTGCTCCGCTTTGCTAATATCTTTATTGGCAATAGCTTGTTCAGCTTGTGCTATTTTTTTGCTCGCCAGCTGGTCGGGTGTTAATTGCTTACGTGAAATGGTCAGTGTAGGTTCACTTACTGGATCTACTTCAATAGTGCCTTTAAATTCTGTTGAAGCGACTTCCAACTCACTAATAGCTGAATCGTTTTCTTGTACCTGTACCGATTCACTCTTAGATTGTACTATTTCATTTTTTTCAGCTGTAATTTGAGATAGCGAATCAGTGGTTTGGTTATCCCCATTTTTTATTGTCATCAGACTTGAAGGAGATGCGTTTGGCGTAGAAATTTGCTTTTCGCTCTCAATATTACTAGTTGCTGCACTGGTGTTTATAGCGTTATTACTTTCCATCGAAATAGTATTGTATGGGTTAGCTGCAACAGATTGCTCTTCAGCTTTAGGGTTAATTTTTTGCCAAGCAATAATGCCAAGAGAAACGGTCAATAATAATAGTAGAATAACAATGATCCAACGTTGACTATGCCCTTGTTTGACAATTATTTGTGAATTAACACCTGAAGACTCAGCACTGTCATGCTGTCTTTTATCTAAGTCTTTTAGCATTTGATTAATCACACTCATGTTTGAACTCCAATAATCCATACAAATGCACAAAGTACAATCAATGAGATAACGCCTAATGTCATTGCTAAATGTTGATTTTTCAATTTATGCTCTGTTCCTTCGGTATCTTTCACTGCAGCAATTAAATGTTGTCGGGTTATTTTAAATTGCCCTTGCCCAAAGCTTAGCATCAACATTTTATGACATAAGATATTGACCAATCTTGGTATTCCATTACTAAAATACGCGATTTTTTTACATAATGAGTGATCAAATAATGCCGCGCCTTTATAACCTGCAACATGGAGCCGATGATGAATATAATTTTCAACCTCATTATCGCTCATCGGACGAAGTTGATATGAAAACGTTATACGCTGCTTTAATTGCCTAAATGCATTTTCAGCTAAACGTTGATCCAGCTCTGGCTGTGCAAATAAAACAACTTGTAATAACTTTCGCGTTTCGGTTTCAAGGTTGGTAAATAAACGCAAAGCTTCTAAGCTTTCAGCGGGTAAAGCTTGCGCTTCATCTAATATTAATACAACCGAGCGCCCTTCATTATGAAGCTCTAGTAGCCTTGATTGTATTCGTTGTGTCAATAACTGCACTGACATTCTCTGTGCTTGTTTAACCCCTAACTCTACTGCAACTGCACGCCTTAGCTCGTCTGGCTTTAAATAAGGATTAGGGATATAGGCAGTAACAAAATGTGCTGGAATTTCGTTTAATAATTTTCGGCAAAGTAATGTTTTCCCAGTTCCCACTTCACCTATTACTTTTATAAAGCCCTCACCGCTTTTTAATGCGGTGAGTAATACTGCAAATGCTTCATCATGGGGTACCAAGCCTAAATAAAAATTAGTGTTTGGTGTTAAGGTAAACGGCAATTCACGCAAACCAAAATGATAAAGGTACATGTTAAACTATCACAAATAAAAGCATTATCAGGTTAATCTTCACTCTCTTCGGGAAACCACTGTTTTAAAAGTGCTCGTGCATCTTGTAATTGGTTTTTCCATGTATCTTGCCCAATAACAATAGGCTTTAGCATGATAACCAATTCTTTTTTCTCAGTTCTTTTACTTTTACTTTTGAATAATTCCCCTAAAAGCGGGATATCGCCAAGTAAAGGTGTTTTAGACTCAGAATCGACCTTACGGGTTTCAATTAATCCTCCAATAACAACGATCTCTCCTGATTTAGCACGAATAATAGTATCAGATTCACGTACACTGCTTTGTGCAAGTGGTAAAATAATATCTTCATTACTCAACCGGATGGTCTTTGTTTGCTCCGCGGTTAAAGTAACTGACGGGTGAACATGTAAGATAACTTCACCATTAGCGTCAATTTGCGGAGTTACATCTAACGCAATACCTGAAAAGAAAGGAGTTAACTCTATTTGAGGTGTTGTTGTTGTGGCTGTACCCGTTGTAATTGTACTGGAAACTTCAGTAACGAAATATTCATCTTCTCCAACCTTAATTACCGCTTTTTGATTATTTGTAGCTGTAATTCTTGGACTTGATAATACCTGCACATTACCTTGCGTTTGTAATAGCTTAATCACACCGCTAAAATCTTTATTTAAAAAACTTAGTCCTGTAACGCCACCAATGGTTGATGAAATAACATTCCCTGCAACTGAGCCACTGGTTGAAAAGGTTAAGTCAGTACTGCCTGCATGGCCTAATACCTGGTCCCACTTAACACCTTGTTGATAATCGTCACTTAGGGTAACCTCCATTATTTTCGCTTCGATGATAACTTGTCGGCGTAAGTGATCTTGCGTTTGCGTAACAAAACGCTTTACCGCAGCGATTTCTTGCGGCAGTGCTCTTAGAGTTACCAAGCCTGCTTGAGGCGAAACAATTACCGAACGACCACCCTCAGTACCAACGAGTTCAGTTAATGTCTCTTCTAATTCTTGCCAAAAATCTGACTCATTTTCGGTATAAATATTAGTACCACTATTACCATTTTGCTGCTGTCCACCTTGGCTGCTTCCGCTATTTCGATTACTGTTGCTACCGTTATTACTTCCATTGTTATTACCGCTACCACCTGAATTGGGGTCATTTTCAGAAACCCCACCAGAGTTTATGCGTGTACTTGAGGTACCAAATCGCTTTAAAAACAAATAATTTAAAGCAATAGTTTCTGTGCGAATTCCAGCGGGATATATCTGAATTACACGACCACTTCGGCGAATTTCATAGCCATAAAGCTCTTCAATCACATCGAATGCTTCATTGAGCGTGACATCTTTTAAGCTTAGCGTGATCGAGCCACTTACCTCTGGATGAACAGCTACGCTGTAAGGGGAGTCTTCAACTAACGCCGCAAAAAACTGCTGGGCACCTACACCACTTGCTGCTATTTCTAACCGTTTTTCTGCTAACAAGCCTTGTTTAGCTTGTTGCATATTCTGCTGCATTAACTCTTGTTTAACTGAGTTAGGTAACTGACTAAGTGGCTTAGGTGAGTTTGACTTACTTGATTGTGCTATTGCTTGATCTAAAGCTTTGTTCACTTGAGTAGGGGCATCTGGCGTTGTTTGACACCCTATAATCAATAAAAGAAGAGATGTTAATGTGACACTTTTTTTCAATTTATTCATACCTAATTTACTTTTCATTGTGATTTAGCCACGATTGGGGAAAATAAAGACAACTCAAGATGTTTATCGGTTGAAGATAATACAACACTATTTTTGTTAATTTTCTTAAGTTGATACTGTTCAATTTTATCTCCTACCTTTAACAGCCTACCATTAATAACAACGGTTAACTGCTGTCCATTATTAATAATTGACTGTAACTCTATTGCTTGAGTAACTTTATTACTACTCGCCTGACTCTCGCCAAAAAGCGGACGTGTTGGATCAATTTCTTGCGCTACAGCATGGCTTAATGGCAAAAAAATTAAAACCGTAATGATACTTAGTAATTTATACACCAATAAACTCCCGCTTAGTGCTTAAACTATATAGCTCAACCTCTAGTACGCTTTGAGGGTATTCTTTCAACTTATAATCAAACTTATGCCAAAAAAATGTCCACTTCAATTGTTCTAGCATAGATAAATAGTCCCTTAGTTGGAAATAGCTTCCTGATAAGGTTAGCTTAATTCCATGTTTATACAAAGTGAGAGAAGGTATTTCATTGCTTGTTGCTTCATTATTATTGACAGCTTGAGCCGCTTCTGGGCCATTGGAATCGGTAGTATTGGAGTTAGGTACCAATGAAATGGGCTGAGCAGCTATCACATCGAATGTCAGCAATGACACCCCTTTTTGTAGTTTCAATAAATCTATTAACGCAAATCGCATTTGTATAGGATCAATTAAATCTGATGTTAAACTTAATAAAGCGACATCAACTTGCCCAAGCTTACTTTCATATTGGCTAATCTGTTCGGTCACTGTTTTATTGGGGTCTTCAGATAAAGCTTGTTGAAAAATATCAATTGTTTGCGCTTTTGCCCGCATATCTGCTTCTAGTTGTGCAATATCTTTAGTAAAAACATTACTACGTACGAGGTTTGCATCAACAAAAAGGCTGAATAAAATAAATGTTATGGCAATAGCGCCACTCATTAAAACAAGCATTTGCTCACGTGTTGTTATTGCTTGAAATTTTTCACTATAGCGCTGCCAAAACTCATTCATTAATTTGGCCCCTTTTCTGCATTATTAGCTGCCGAACTCACTACAAAGTTGGTTAACCCCTGCTTATTCTCAGATAAGCTAAAGTGAGTAAAGTGTTTACCTGATAAAAATGTTGAAGACTCAAAACCAGCCAACCACTGCGGTACCGCATCGGGTCTTTTAGCTAAACCTGAAAACGTTAATTGCCCTTTATTCATTATTACTTGCTCAAGACTAACGTGTTTATGATGTAACGAAGCAAGCTCAGTCATTGCAGCAGAGTAGCCTGCTGCTTGTGTCTGTGATTGGTCTGTCAACTGTTGGTGTAATGCTTTTTTATTAGCCAATACAACCTTTAACGTATCTAAGCGCTCTATTAACTCGGGATTTGCTCGGTTTTGGCTCACTTGCTGTTGAAGGCTATCAAGTAACTGTTGCTGCTCTACCTGCTTTTCACTTGCTTGACGATAATCTCTTGAAAGATTATCTACAGTCACTTGGCTATAAACTATCAAAAGCAGCATTAACACAAGTAACAGACACCATAAAGCGACAACACGAGATAATGTAATTAGCTGACGCTTAGGCAGTAATTCAGGTTGAAGTAAATTTATCGCTAATTTTGCCATAAGGTTATACTTCCTCCATATTTGTCAGAGCACAAGCACCAAAGCATGTACTTGCGCTGCGCGAGTTGGCAATAGCCTCTGGCAAAGTAAAGATATTAACGGGCACATGGGTGTTTTCTGCTAATTTACGCGCTAAAAAGGCTTCATTTTCAATTGGTACCAACACTTCAATAGAGCGTATTGGTGCTTGCTTTAATTGTCGCTCATAATAGTCGGTTGAGCGTTGTATCTCTAAACTTAACGCATCGATAACGCTCATTGATAACTCATCTTCAGATTTAGTAGCAATGCCAGCCATCCCTCTTAATCTGCGATAAAAGTATAGTTTACCCTGCTTTACAATTAATAATATAATCTCTTCATTAGGTTGCTGACATACTAATAAGCAAGCGTCGTCACTTTCAGGCACTAAACTTGTAAATGCAAACTCTTCAATAGTGATTGTCTGCACTGTAACGCCACTATCCATTAACTGCTCTACAAAAGGTGATAATTCACTTTTTGCTGCACACACCACATGAAGTTTCTCTATACCGCCTGAAGTAATGGGTGCATCAAAATAATCGAGTACCATATCATTAGGGTCGATTGAAACTAAATCTTTAATTTGCCATTTAAGCGCTTCTTTAAGCTCATTATTAGGAATGTTAGGTTTATCAATTTGAACAATTTGACTTTGCTGAGGCGAAAGCACTAAATGACATAAACCATTATGTGGTAACTCTTTTGCCATACTTTTGAGTGAAGCTAAGTAGTTTTTGTCTACCACCTCGAATTCTTTTAGGTCTACACTGCCTTGAGGATCCACGCTACAAAAAGCAATAGACTCTTGGCGAAAGCAAAGCCCAACTTGACTCTGGCGACCTGGTTTAGAAAACAATGAACGTATTCGCATATTTAGTTACATTTTAAGTATTATTGTTAGTTTAAAAAAATTTACCTTAATTTCATTATCCCTGATTAAGTGCCTTGCGCAAGTTTTTTCAGTACTATATCAGTAATAAAAAACCAATAAGCAAATAATATCGTTAACTTTTATGCAGAAACTTTCGCCACTACAGCCTATTACTCACCCTTTATTCGCGCATTATCAGGTAAAGGTTTCAATAAAAAGAGATGACCAAATCCACCCAATAATTTCCGGTAATAAGTGGCGTAAGCTTTATTACAATTTAGCACATGCTAAAACAAAGCAATTAAAAGGTATTGTTAGTTTTGGTGGTTGTTACTCAAATCATCTTCACGCACTTGCCTACGCTTGTCAACAGCAACAGCTCGAAGCTATAGCAATAGTAAGGGGTGAACATACCAGCCAGAATAACTATACCCTTACTTGGGCTAAACATTGGGGTATGAAGCTTAATTTTGTCGATAGAAAAACCTATAAACTACGCCAAAATCTTAATTATTTGGATGCGCTTCAACGTCAATATCCAGACCATCTAATTGTGCCTGAAGGAGGTAGTAATCAGTTGGCATTACAAGGTGTTGGCAGGGTGGTGGAAGAGCTTGAACAACAATGCACTTACAATAGTTTACTCGTGCCAGTAGGTAGTGGTGGTACACTTGCAGGTTTAATTAAACAAGATAACAACCGTCACGATATACTTGGAATTGCGGTATTAAAACAAAGTGACTACTTACTTAACGAAGTTAACACTTTACTAACTAATGAAAAAGCTTACCCACGTTGGCGTATAGAAAATAGCTATCATGGTGGAGGTTATGCCAAATTTACCGCTAAAGATGCTAATAAAATATTGGCATTTTCAAAAGAGACGGGAATACCATTTGAACCTATTTATTCAGGTAAAATGTTACTCGCCTTTTTAGACTTACTTACTAAAGGTTATTTTACAACGAATCAGCACATAGTGTTACTGCACACTGGCGGATTACAAGGACTTGCAGGCTTAATTGAACAAGGTAAGTTAAGTGCTAATGAGTGGGCCCTACCACCTGCTCCATTGGTTTGGTGAAAAAATGGCCTTGCCCGCCATTTACACCTAGCTTTAACAATATTTCCCACTCCTCTTCACATTCAACACCTAGTGCTAAGATACTAATACGTAATGGTGCACATATCGCTTTTAAGCTTTGAATTACAGTCTGGTTTTCTGGTTTTTCTTGTATATTTAGAACGATACTACGATGAAGTTTAATGGCAGAAATAGGGCATAGCTTTAAGTACTGAGAGCTTACAACAAATTGCCCTACTTTATCCGCAATTACTGTTATTCCTTTAGCGGTTAATTCTGATAAAACGGGAATTAATGCTGTGAGATTATTAACTAAATGGTACTCACTGATCTCCACAATAACTTTACCCGCAATACCTGCGTGCTGAGCTAAAACAACTTTAAATTTCTCCAAAAAATCAGGTGACAACAACGACTCTACTGATAAGTTTAAGCTATATTGTGACGGCATATTAGCATCAACTACTAGCTGGCAAACATTTTCAAAAACAAGTAAGTCTA is a genomic window containing:
- a CDS encoding MSHA biogenesis protein MshI yields the protein MRIRSLFSKPGRQSQVGLCFRQESIAFCSVDPQGSVDLKEFEVVDKNYLASLKSMAKELPHNGLCHLVLSPQQSQIVQIDKPNIPNNELKEALKWQIKDLVSIDPNDMVLDYFDAPITSGGIEKLHVVCAAKSELSPFVEQLMDSGVTVQTITIEEFAFTSLVPESDDACLLVCQQPNEEIILLIVKQGKLYFYRRLRGMAGIATKSEDELSMSVIDALSLEIQRSTDYYERQLKQAPIRSIEVLVPIENEAFLARKLAENTHVPVNIFTLPEAIANSRSASTCFGACALTNMEEV
- the mshL gene encoding pilus (MSHA type) biogenesis protein MshL; its protein translation is MKSKLGMNKLKKSVTLTSLLLLIIGCQTTPDAPTQVNKALDQAIAQSSKSNSPKPLSQLPNSVKQELMQQNMQQAKQGLLAEKRLEIAASGVGAQQFFAALVEDSPYSVAVHPEVSGSITLSLKDVTLNEAFDVIEELYGYEIRRSGRVIQIYPAGIRTETIALNYLFLKRFGTSSTRINSGGVSENDPNSGGSGNNNGSNNGSNSNRNSGSSQGGQQQNGNSGTNIYTENESDFWQELEETLTELVGTEGGRSVIVSPQAGLVTLRALPQEIAAVKRFVTQTQDHLRRQVIIEAKIMEVTLSDDYQQGVKWDQVLGHAGSTDLTFSTSGSVAGNVISSTIGGVTGLSFLNKDFSGVIKLLQTQGNVQVLSSPRITATNNQKAVIKVGEDEYFVTEVSSTITTGTATTTTPQIELTPFFSGIALDVTPQIDANGEVILHVHPSVTLTAEQTKTIRLSNEDIILPLAQSSVRESDTIIRAKSGEIVVIGGLIETRKVDSESKTPLLGDIPLLGELFKSKSKRTEKKELVIMLKPIVIGQDTWKNQLQDARALLKQWFPEESED
- a CDS encoding 1-aminocyclopropane-1-carboxylate deaminase/D-cysteine desulfhydrase; this encodes MQKLSPLQPITHPLFAHYQVKVSIKRDDQIHPIISGNKWRKLYYNLAHAKTKQLKGIVSFGGCYSNHLHALAYACQQQQLEAIAIVRGEHTSQNNYTLTWAKHWGMKLNFVDRKTYKLRQNLNYLDALQRQYPDHLIVPEGGSNQLALQGVGRVVEELEQQCTYNSLLVPVGSGGTLAGLIKQDNNRHDILGIAVLKQSDYLLNEVNTLLTNEKAYPRWRIENSYHGGGYAKFTAKDANKILAFSKETGIPFEPIYSGKMLLAFLDLLTKGYFTTNQHIVLLHTGGLQGLAGLIEQGKLSANEWALPPAPLVW
- a CDS encoding PilN domain-containing protein, which codes for MAKLAINLLQPELLPKRQLITLSRVVALWCLLLVLMLLLIVYSQVTVDNLSRDYRQASEKQVEQQQLLDSLQQQVSQNRANPELIERLDTLKVVLANKKALHQQLTDQSQTQAAGYSAAMTELASLHHKHVSLEQVIMNKGQLTFSGLAKRPDAVPQWLAGFESSTFLSGKHFTHFSLSENKQGLTNFVVSSAANNAEKGPN
- a CDS encoding tetratricopeptide repeat protein; translation: MSVINQMLKDLDKRQHDSAESSGVNSQIIVKQGHSQRWIIVILLLLLTVSLGIIAWQKINPKAEEQSVAANPYNTISMESNNAINTSAATSNIESEKQISTPNASPSSLMTIKNGDNQTTDSLSQITAEKNEIVQSKSESVQVQENDSAISELEVASTEFKGTIEVDPVSEPTLTISRKQLTPDQLASKKIAQAEQAIANKDISKAEQLFEEVLLVVPYHKSARKQLAALWFGKQFYQAALNLLSQGLALDNQDAEFRLMKARIYLSQGQAQLALNDLKVLDNIRSVEYQSLLASTAQQLSLFATAEKAYNILTELSPNVGRWWLGLAIAQDSQSYFEQAITSYKTALKQADLSSETAQFAANRIIELGE
- a CDS encoding ExeA family protein, whose translation is MYLYHFGLRELPFTLTPNTNFYLGLVPHDEAFAVLLTALKSGEGFIKVIGEVGTGKTLLCRKLLNEIPAHFVTAYIPNPYLKPDELRRAVAVELGVKQAQRMSVQLLTQRIQSRLLELHNEGRSVVLILDEAQALPAESLEALRLFTNLETETRKLLQVVLFAQPELDQRLAENAFRQLKQRITFSYQLRPMSDNEVENYIHHRLHVAGYKGAALFDHSLCKKIAYFSNGIPRLVNILCHKMLMLSFGQGQFKITRQHLIAAVKDTEGTEHKLKNQHLAMTLGVISLIVLCAFVWIIGVQT